One Ananas comosus cultivar F153 linkage group 1, ASM154086v1, whole genome shotgun sequence DNA window includes the following coding sequences:
- the LOC109706656 gene encoding uncharacterized protein LOC109706656, whose product MKESINLRQIKHLRYYRRRAAAALRRFDPRRKREEAMAASPPLSPPRVIARHVSFFFLLLLLLLLPLLALSKSSPRPITDDEIREKKNACYADIESGLWGWKCRASVIAKENCALLCLSPRCYELIYEDDPLEEGEKDFVRGQEYKYCMHKLSMGDSLDGVKGAFNF is encoded by the exons ATGAAAGAAAGCATTAATTTACGACAAATTAAGCATTTACGATATTACCGTCgacgcgccgccgccgcgcttcGCCGCTTCGATCCTCGGAGGAAAAGAGAGGAGGCCATGGCGGCGTCtccacctctctctcctccgcgCGTCATCGCTCGCCACGtgtccttcttcttcctcctcctcctcctcctcctcctcccgctGCTCGCTCTCTCCAAATCCTCTCCTCGCCCCATCACC GACGACGAGATCCGGGAGAAGAAGAACGCGTGCTACGCCGACATCGAGAG TGGACTGTGGGGGTGGAAGTGCCGAGCTTCGGTAATCGCGAAGGAGAACTGCGCCCTGCTGTGCCTTTCGCCGCGATGCTACGAGCTCATTTACGAAGACGATCCC TTGGAAGAAGGGGAGAAGGACTTTGTCCGAGGGCAAGAGTACAAATACTGCATGCACAA GTTGTCCATGGGCGACAGCCTCGACGGTGTGAAGGGGGCCTTCAATTTTTAA